The DNA window GAGAGAGGCCCTCCCCAGGCCTCCACGTCGATGTCTTGGTCATAAGGCCCTCCCCTGCCGCTCGCCAACCGTCTGGACTTATTGTCCCAAATAGGGGCTACGCTACCCATAATGATAGCTGCCAGGGCAAGGAGGCCGGCATGTTCGGAGTGAACGAGAACCACAACGGGTTTGGCACGTTCTTTGGAACCGGCGGCTCGGGCACCGTGTTCGGCAGCGGCAACACGGCCTGGGTGAGCGGCTCGAACGGTCACGACGGCATGTACACCAGGTGCGGCAACACCGTCATCGGCCCCAACGGGGTCTCGACCGTCATGGGGTCAGGCTCCACGAAGACCATCATTGGGCCCGAGGGCGTGAGCACGGTCATGAGCAGCGGAAACATCCACACGGTCATGGGACCGGACGGCTCCACGAACACGTTCTTTGGCAACGGCCCCCTCTTCTAGACGAGAAAGGGGTCAAGGAGGGCGAGGCGCCGTGGCACCCCTTCCCCCTTGGCCCCGCCACCGTGCCTACGGACGCTCGATGAACGCCTTGTAGCCGCGGTAGGCCTCGTAGATGTCAGCCTTGCTCGTAACCTCCCACAGCGAGTGCATGGACAGCACGGCAACGCCCGAGTCTATGACGTCCATGCCGTAGCGCGCCATGATGTAGGCGATGGTGCCGCCACCACCGGCGTTGACGCGGCCCAGTTCGCAGGTCTGGAAGCTCACGCCCGCCTCGTCCATTACGTCACGCACGTAGGCCATGTACTCGGCGTCCGCGTCGTTGCTGCCGCTCTTGCCACGGGCTCCCGTGTACTTGTTGAAGCACAGGCCGCGGCCGAGGTAGGCGCTGTTCTTCTCCTCGAACTGGCCGGCGTAGGCCGGGTCGAAGCCGGCGGACACGTCGCTCGACAGCATGCGGGAGTTGGCGAGCGCACGGCGCAGTGCAAGGTCGCCCTTCTCGCCCGCAAGCGCCATGACCTCGGCCAGGGCGTTCTCGAAGTAGTGGGCCTGCATGCCCGTGGCACCCACCGAGCCAATCTCCTCCTTGTCCACAAGCAGGCACACGCTCGTGCGCTCCACGTCGGTGACCTCGAGCATGGCCTCGAGCGAGGTGTAGGCGCACACGCGGTCGTCCTGGCCGTAGCCCAGCACCATGGAGCGGTCCAGACCCATGTCGCGGGCGGGGCCGGCCGGAACGATCTCGAGCTCGGCGGACAGCAGGTCCTCCTCCTCGATGCCATAGCGCTCGGCAAGCAGGTCGAGCATGAGCTGCTTCACCGGCTCCTTGGGCTCGTCGGCGTCGGCATCCTTGGCGCTACCGATCTGCACGGGCTTGCCGCCCACGATGACGTCGAGGCTCTCGGGGTCGACGGCCTCGGCGTGCGACTTCTTCATCTGCTCGCCGGCGAGGTGGATGAGGATGTCGGAGATGCAAAACACCGGGTCAGAGGCGTCCTCGCCCACGACGACGGGCACGACCGTGCCATCCTTCTTGGCGACGACGCCGTGGATGGCGAGCGGCGTGGCCACCCACAGCGAGCTCTTGAGGCCGCCGTAGTAGTGCGTGTCGAGAAACGCCAGGTCGGCCTTCTCGTAGGCGGGGTTCTGCTTGACGTCGAGGCGCGGCGAGTCCACGTGGGCGCCCAGGATGTTGAGGCCACGGGAAAGCGGCTCGCGGCCGATGTTGAACAGCGTGAGGGCCTTGCCGCGCGTGCTCACGTAGACCTTGTCGCCGGGCTTCAGAGTGGCTCCCGCCTCGATGAGCCCGTCAAGGCTCACGTAGCCGGCCGCCTCAGCCAGGGCCACGCCGGCGGCAACGCACTCGCGCTCCGTCTTGTTGTCGCTGATGAACGAGCGGTAGCGGCCGCTCAGGGCCTCGAGCTCATCGGCCTGCTCGCTCGTGTACTTCTTCCAGGCACTCGGACGCTCCATGGATCCTCCCCTCGGCCAGCGCTCCCGCCGGCCAACGCTTGCAAACGTCCCAATTATAGAAGGGTGGACGCGGGACGACCGGGCCCCAACCCGCGCACCGCCCCAACTCAAAACGCCGAGAATGAAAGTTGGGACAAACGCGCCAACAAAACCCCAGTTGGCGCATGGCGAAATGTCCCAAAAATCATTCTCGGCGAATGGGTGACTAGCGGTGGCGACGGCGCACAAGGATGGCCGCGGCGATGACGGCAAGGCCGGCAACGGCGAGGGTGGCCTCGACGGCGGTGTCTGCGAGCGGGTCTCCCGTCTGGGGGAGTTGCTTGTCGGCAGGCGTGTCGGGGCTTCCGCCCTCGTTGGCGGTCGGCTTGTTTCCGCCCGTGTTGCCGCCCGTGTTGCCGCCATGGTCCCCGGCGTCGTAGCGGTTCGTGAACACAAGCGAATCGTCCGAGGAAACCGTGGTCGTGAGGTTGCCCTCACGATCGTCGGTTACGGAGACCGTCACCGTATAGGTGCTGGCGTCATACGTCACGCCAGTCTGTCCGTCGTTTCTCTCGGAGAGCCGGTATGTGAACGTCTTGCCAGCGTCTGCAGCCGTGTAGGGCACCATGAACGTCACGGAGCCGTCATCGGCGTTCTTTGCCGCCTGGACCACCTCGCCCGTATCGGCATCGGTGAGCTCGAACGTGAACTGGCCGGCAGAGAGCGTGGCGCCCTCGAGTTGCTTCGTGGCGCTGATGCGCGCCGTGGTGTCGGCCGGAGCGTAGGAGTTGTGGAAGGCCGGGTTGCCGTTCGGATAGGTCACGGCCGTCTTGAGCACGCCCGCGCCGTCATCGGTCACGCTGACGTGAACGCCAAACGCATGCGTGTCGTATGTGACGCCACGTGTCTCGCCAGGCACGACCTCGCGAACGGTGTAGGTGTGCTCGCCGGGTTTGTCGTAGCTCTCGTCAAACGAGAAGTTGCCCTGGGAGTCGTTCGTCGTCGTGGCGACGCGCTCACCCGTTGCGGCGTCAACAAGCTCGAAGGTAAACTCGCCAGCACGCAGGTCACGGCCACCAAGCGCCTTAGTTCCGCTGATAGTGACAGACGCAGACGTCACGGCATAGGCGTTCGTGAACGAGAACTTCGAGCCGGTCCCAAGGTCCTTGCCGTCTCTGTCCGCGACGTTTGCGGAGACCGTGCCGTCGCCGTTGTCACGGACGCTGACCTTCACGGTCTTCGTGGACTTATCGACCGAGACGACCGCCGGCGAGTCACTCGTCGTGGTCTCCGTCACCGTGTACACATACGTCTTACCGGCGTCGG is part of the Parolsenella massiliensis genome and encodes:
- a CDS encoding aminopeptidase — protein: MERPSAWKKYTSEQADELEALSGRYRSFISDNKTERECVAAGVALAEAAGYVSLDGLIEAGATLKPGDKVYVSTRGKALTLFNIGREPLSRGLNILGAHVDSPRLDVKQNPAYEKADLAFLDTHYYGGLKSSLWVATPLAIHGVVAKKDGTVVPVVVGEDASDPVFCISDILIHLAGEQMKKSHAEAVDPESLDVIVGGKPVQIGSAKDADADEPKEPVKQLMLDLLAERYGIEEEDLLSAELEIVPAGPARDMGLDRSMVLGYGQDDRVCAYTSLEAMLEVTDVERTSVCLLVDKEEIGSVGATGMQAHYFENALAEVMALAGEKGDLALRRALANSRMLSSDVSAGFDPAYAGQFEEKNSAYLGRGLCFNKYTGARGKSGSNDADAEYMAYVRDVMDEAGVSFQTCELGRVNAGGGGTIAYIMARYGMDVIDSGVAVLSMHSLWEVTSKADIYEAYRGYKAFIERP